Proteins found in one Leptospira ellinghausenii genomic segment:
- a CDS encoding prephenate dehydrogenase, with amino-acid sequence MKLDRILIYGMGLMGGSLSLAIREKYPKAEISAVVRSKKSKTTILSKKLATHVFTLEENPKIEWDHFDLVVFSTPVASVLKLIPSLPKSGKTIYIDLGSTKQSIVDLVNIHFGDNEHNYISTHPMCGSEQTGPEAAVPSLYVDKLCILTKPKLASQTSFDFVKQFWETIGSWTIQMDAKVHDETLAYVSHLPHVISTILVNVAGKNHTTMDQVNSIPKPITGGGFRDMSRIAGSNAEMWVSIFKENKSFLIDSIDQFITQLTEFRNLFLEDVGLDESKMISIWESALKKKETIQKNK; translated from the coding sequence ATGAAACTTGATCGTATCCTCATTTATGGAATGGGGCTTATGGGTGGATCCTTATCTCTTGCCATTCGAGAAAAATATCCAAAGGCAGAAATTAGTGCGGTTGTTCGATCTAAAAAAAGTAAAACAACAATCCTTTCGAAAAAATTGGCAACTCATGTATTCACATTAGAAGAAAATCCAAAGATTGAATGGGATCATTTTGATTTAGTTGTATTTAGTACACCTGTTGCATCTGTTTTGAAACTCATTCCAAGTTTACCAAAATCAGGAAAGACAATTTATATTGATTTGGGATCCACCAAACAGTCGATTGTTGATCTCGTAAATATCCATTTTGGTGATAACGAACACAATTATATTTCAACACATCCAATGTGTGGTTCTGAACAGACTGGTCCGGAAGCCGCAGTGCCAAGTTTGTATGTCGATAAACTTTGTATTTTAACAAAACCTAAATTGGCGAGTCAAACAAGCTTTGATTTTGTGAAACAATTTTGGGAAACGATAGGTTCGTGGACCATTCAAATGGATGCAAAGGTCCATGATGAAACGTTGGCATATGTTTCCCATTTGCCACATGTGATTTCGACAATCCTTGTGAATGTTGCTGGTAAAAATCATACAACGATGGACCAAGTAAATTCAATCCCAAAACCAATTACGGGTGGGGGCTTTCGTGATATGTCAAGGATTGCGGGCTCAAATGCGGAGATGTGGGTTTCTATTTTTAAAGAGAATAAATCCTTTCTCATCGACTCAATTGATCAATTCATTACCCAACTTACGGAATTTAGAAATTTATTTTTAGAAGATGTTGGACTAGATGAATCAAAAATGATTTCCATTTGGGAATCAGCACTCAAGAAAAAAGAAACAATTCAAAAAAACAAATGA
- a CDS encoding DUF1343 domain-containing protein, which produces MKFLKNIQKLSGCQAGILTNQSAFGYLGKYHFQTYSEIFNLKTIFLPEHGLFAELQDQVSGDELSYLFGDMQIVNLYGKEESSLVPPKESLKNLDVVIIDIKDVGSRYYTFLTTAYYILEELSKLKKETGKSPVFLVIDSPNPIGTKVEGSPLQETYQSFVGVKSVLHRHGLTPGGLLTYYNETFHLNVDVVVVPVGVFHPTKVTSFEWVPPSPNIPTQNTCYVYPGMCLLEGTNLSEGRGTTKPFETFGAPYLMGKEKLELDKRMLSHQKGKFLLRNLRFLPTFHKYAGIICEGYQLMVLKPKQFHSLYFTLYFLKQVNGLFPDQFEFLKGVYEFRSDRPAIELLTGDSYLLEYLYGKHSDSDLERYLEENETIWNKAIKPFRY; this is translated from the coding sequence ATGAAGTTTCTGAAGAACATACAAAAATTAAGCGGTTGTCAGGCGGGCATTTTAACAAATCAAAGTGCCTTTGGTTATCTTGGAAAGTATCATTTTCAAACTTATTCTGAAATCTTCAATTTAAAAACTATCTTTTTGCCTGAACACGGATTGTTTGCTGAGTTGCAAGACCAAGTGAGTGGAGATGAGTTGTCTTATCTTTTTGGAGACATGCAAATTGTAAATTTGTATGGTAAGGAAGAGAGTAGTTTAGTCCCACCGAAGGAGAGTTTAAAAAATTTAGATGTAGTAATCATCGATATTAAAGATGTTGGTTCACGTTATTATACATTTTTAACGACTGCTTATTATATCTTAGAAGAACTTTCTAAATTAAAAAAAGAAACTGGTAAATCACCTGTATTTTTAGTAATCGATTCTCCAAATCCAATTGGTACAAAAGTGGAAGGAAGTCCCTTACAGGAAACTTACCAATCGTTTGTAGGTGTCAAATCAGTCCTCCACCGCCACGGTCTAACGCCAGGAGGTTTATTGACCTATTATAATGAAACGTTTCATTTGAATGTTGATGTAGTAGTTGTTCCTGTTGGTGTTTTCCATCCAACCAAGGTGACATCATTTGAATGGGTTCCTCCGTCTCCAAATATACCAACACAAAATACTTGTTATGTGTATCCGGGTATGTGTTTGTTAGAAGGGACAAACTTATCGGAAGGAAGAGGCACAACAAAACCGTTCGAAACATTTGGCGCACCTTATCTGATGGGCAAAGAAAAGTTAGAATTGGATAAACGAATGTTATCTCACCAAAAAGGTAAGTTTTTATTACGTAATTTACGTTTTTTACCTACATTTCATAAATATGCGGGAATCATTTGTGAGGGTTACCAATTAATGGTTTTGAAACCCAAACAATTCCATTCATTGTATTTCACTTTGTATTTCTTAAAACAAGTGAATGGATTGTTTCCAGATCAATTTGAGTTTTTAAAAGGTGTGTATGAGTTTCGATCAGACAGACCAGCGATTGAACTTCTAACCGGTGATTCCTATTTACTTGAATATCTCTACGGAAAACATTCCGATTCTGACCTAGAAAGGTATTTGGAAGAAAACGAAACAATTTGGAACAAG